The following are from one region of the Arachis duranensis cultivar V14167 chromosome 10, aradu.V14167.gnm2.J7QH, whole genome shotgun sequence genome:
- the LOC107471357 gene encoding ABC transporter G family member 22 isoform X3: MMKSPTTSPSVTMMIFFSDVTYKVVMKGMTTSEEKDILKGITGCVSPGEVLALMGPSGSGKTSLLNLLGGRITHHPTVGGSITYNDQPYSKFLKSRIGFVTQDDVLFPHLTVKETLTYAARLRLPNTLTQEQKEQRALDVIYELGLERCQDTMIGGSFVRGVSGGERKRVCIGNEIIINPSLLLLDEPTSGLDSTTALRIVQMLQHIAEAGKTVVTTIHQPSSRLFHKFDKLILLGKGSLIYFGKASEAMSYFQYIGCSPLITMNPAEFLLDLANGNINDVSVPSELEDKVQMGNLSEAETRNGKPSPALVQEYLVEAYETRVAETEKKKLLVPIPLDEELKSKVLCSKRQWGASWCEQFSILFLRGFKERRHDYFSWLRITQVLSTAVILGLLWWQSDAKNPKGMQDQAGLLFFIAVFWGFFPVFTAIFTFPQERAMLNKERATDMYRLSAYFVARTTSDLPLDLILPVLFLLVVYFMAGLRLSAGPFLLSILTVFLCIVAAQGLGLAIGATLMDLKRATTLASVTVMTFMLAGGFFVKRVPIFISWIRYISFNYHTYKLLLKVQYDEEVTPMINGIRIDSGSTEVVALIAMVFGYRLLAYLSLRWMNVS, encoded by the exons ATGATGAAATCTCCGACTACAAGCCCTTCAGTGACGATGATGATATTC TTCAGTGATGTGACATATAAGGTAGTGATGAAAGGAATGACAACAAGTGAGGAGAAGGATATACTGAAGGGTATAACTGGTTGTGTGAGTCCAGGGGAAGTTTTGGCATTGATGGGACCCTcaggaagtggaaaaacatcACTGCTGAATCTTCTTGGAGGAAGAATAACTCATCACCCCACTGTTGGTGGATCTATCACCTACAATGACCAGCCTTATTCTAAGTTCCTCAAGAGTAG GATTGGATTTGTGACACAAGATGATGTTCTGTTTCCTCATCTAACTGTAAAAGAAACATTGACATATGCAGCCAGACTAAGATTGCCAAATACATTAACTCAGGAGCAAAAGGAACAACGTGCTTTAGATGTCATCTATGAGCTTGGTTTGGAAAG GTGCCAAGACACTATGATAGGAGGATCCTTTGTTCGAGGAGTATCTGGGGGAGAGAGGAAGAGAGTCTGTATTGGCAATGAGATCATAATCAacccttctcttcttcttcttgatgaaCCAACTTCTGGCCTCGATTCTACAACAGCCTTGAGGATTGTTCAGATGCTACAACACATAGCAGAg GCTGGTAAAACGGTAGTGACAACAATCCATCAACCATCAAGCAGGCTCTTCCATAAATTTGATAAGTTGATCCTTTTAGGAAAAGGGAGCTTGATTTACTTTGGAAAAGCATCTGAAGCTATGTCTTACTTCCAGTACATAGGGTGTTCACCTCTCATCACCATGAACCCAGCAGAGTTTCTACTTGACCTTGCAAATGGTAACATAAATGATGTTTCTGTTCCATCAGAGTTAGAGGATAAAGTTCAAATGGGGAATTTGTCAGAAGCTGAAACTCGCAATGGGAAACCATCACCTGCACTTGTGCAAGAG TATCTAGTGGAGGCGTATGAGACTAGAGTTGctgaaacagaaaagaaaaagctacTGGTTCCTATCCCCCTTGATGAAGAACTCAAGTCTAAGGTTCTTTGTTCTAAAAGACAATGGGGAGCAAGTTGGTGTGAGCAATTTTCCATCTTGTTCTTGAGAGGATTCAAAGAAAGGAGGCATGACTATTTCAGCTGGTTGAGAATCACACAAGTTCTATCCACAGCAGTCATCTTAGGATTGCTATGGTGGCAATCAGATGCTAAAAACCCAAAAGGCATGCAAGACCAG GCAGGACTACTTTTCTTTATTGCTGTGTTTTGGGGATTCTTTCCTGTCTTCACTGCAATATTCACATTCCCACAAGAGAGAGCAATGTTAAATAAGGAAAGAGCAACAGATATGTATAGACTAAGTGCATATTTTGTGGCAAGAACTACAAGTGACCTTCCATTAGACCTTATCTTACCAGTGCTTTTCCTCTTAGTTGTTTACTTCATGGCTGGATTGAGACTCAGTGCAGGACCATTCTTGCTTAGCATCCTTACAGTTTTTCTCTGCATAGTTGCAGCTCAG GGACTTGGACTTGCTATTGGGGCAACACTAATGGACTTGAAAAGGGCAACAACATTGGCTTCAGTTACTGTAATGACTTTCATGCTTGCTGGAGGCTTTTTTGTGAAG AGGGTGCCGATATTTATATCATGGATCCGGTACATATCTTTCAACTACCACACGTACAAACTTCTGCTGAAGGTGCAATATGATGAAGAAGTGACACCAATGATAAATGGAATCAGAATTGATAGTGGCTCAACAGAGGTGGTTGCTCTGATAGCAATGGTTTTTGGTTACCGTCTATTGGCATATCTTTCCTTGCGTTGGATGAATGTTTCATAA
- the LOC107471314 gene encoding uncharacterized protein LOC107471314: METSMRFGLMAVFAVSGSMVLLVHQVHKRLLSNFMKKFEFEMGVLCPRAKTNLTGCKKNQGKKKVRFAKQVLEVPTESRGCCRRKITSSQLSFLAEEVSVLENIQKWRRGPSLEDTMPPNRAALYRGILKCKKGRFRC; encoded by the exons ATGGAGACTTcaatgagatttggattgatgGCTGTATTTGCTGTATCTGGGAGCATGGTCTTGTTGGTTCATCAAGTCCACAAGCGCCTTCTCTCTAACTTCATGAAGAAATTTGAGTTTGAAATGGGTGTCCTATGCCCACGTGCCAAAACTAATCTCACAG GGTGCAAGAAAAACCAAGGAAAGAAGAAGGTGCGGTTTGCAAAACAAGTGTTAGAAGTTCCAACAGAGAGCAGAGGTTGTTGTCGTAGAAAAATCACATCATCACAATTGTCTTTCTTGGCTGAGGAGGTTTCTGTTTTGGAGAACATTCAAAAATGGAGGCGTGGCCCAAGTTTAGAGGACACCATGCCTCCTAACAGGGCAGCTTTATATAGAGGGATTCTCAAATGTAAGAAGGGAAGATTTCGATGTTAA
- the LOC107471357 gene encoding ABC transporter G family member 22 isoform X2 — protein sequence MYIAAEDIEAGTHKPKFQMDLTLPIYLKFSDVTYKVVMKGMTTSEEKDILKGITGCVSPGEVLALMGPSGSGKTSLLNLLGGRITHHPTVGGSITYNDQPYSKFLKSRIGFVTQDDVLFPHLTVKETLTYAARLRLPNTLTQEQKEQRALDVIYELGLERCQDTMIGGSFVRGVSGGERKRVCIGNEIIINPSLLLLDEPTSGLDSTTALRIVQMLQHIAEAGKTVVTTIHQPSSRLFHKFDKLILLGKGSLIYFGKASEAMSYFQYIGCSPLITMNPAEFLLDLANGNINDVSVPSELEDKVQMGNLSEAETRNGKPSPALVQEYLVEAYETRVAETEKKKLLVPIPLDEELKSKVLCSKRQWGASWCEQFSILFLRGFKERRHDYFSWLRITQVLSTAVILGLLWWQSDAKNPKGMQDQAGLLFFIAVFWGFFPVFTAIFTFPQERAMLNKERATDMYRLSAYFVARTTSDLPLDLILPVLFLLVVYFMAGLRLSAGPFLLSILTVFLCIVAAQGLGLAIGATLMDLKRATTLASVTVMTFMLAGGFFVKRVPIFISWIRYISFNYHTYKLLLKVQYDEEVTPMINGIRIDSGSTEVVALIAMVFGYRLLAYLSLRWMNVS from the exons ATGTATATTGCAGCGGAAGATATTGAAGCTGGAACTCATAAGCCAAAGTTTCAAATGGATCTTACTCTACCAATATATCTAAAG TTCAGTGATGTGACATATAAGGTAGTGATGAAAGGAATGACAACAAGTGAGGAGAAGGATATACTGAAGGGTATAACTGGTTGTGTGAGTCCAGGGGAAGTTTTGGCATTGATGGGACCCTcaggaagtggaaaaacatcACTGCTGAATCTTCTTGGAGGAAGAATAACTCATCACCCCACTGTTGGTGGATCTATCACCTACAATGACCAGCCTTATTCTAAGTTCCTCAAGAGTAG GATTGGATTTGTGACACAAGATGATGTTCTGTTTCCTCATCTAACTGTAAAAGAAACATTGACATATGCAGCCAGACTAAGATTGCCAAATACATTAACTCAGGAGCAAAAGGAACAACGTGCTTTAGATGTCATCTATGAGCTTGGTTTGGAAAG GTGCCAAGACACTATGATAGGAGGATCCTTTGTTCGAGGAGTATCTGGGGGAGAGAGGAAGAGAGTCTGTATTGGCAATGAGATCATAATCAacccttctcttcttcttcttgatgaaCCAACTTCTGGCCTCGATTCTACAACAGCCTTGAGGATTGTTCAGATGCTACAACACATAGCAGAg GCTGGTAAAACGGTAGTGACAACAATCCATCAACCATCAAGCAGGCTCTTCCATAAATTTGATAAGTTGATCCTTTTAGGAAAAGGGAGCTTGATTTACTTTGGAAAAGCATCTGAAGCTATGTCTTACTTCCAGTACATAGGGTGTTCACCTCTCATCACCATGAACCCAGCAGAGTTTCTACTTGACCTTGCAAATGGTAACATAAATGATGTTTCTGTTCCATCAGAGTTAGAGGATAAAGTTCAAATGGGGAATTTGTCAGAAGCTGAAACTCGCAATGGGAAACCATCACCTGCACTTGTGCAAGAG TATCTAGTGGAGGCGTATGAGACTAGAGTTGctgaaacagaaaagaaaaagctacTGGTTCCTATCCCCCTTGATGAAGAACTCAAGTCTAAGGTTCTTTGTTCTAAAAGACAATGGGGAGCAAGTTGGTGTGAGCAATTTTCCATCTTGTTCTTGAGAGGATTCAAAGAAAGGAGGCATGACTATTTCAGCTGGTTGAGAATCACACAAGTTCTATCCACAGCAGTCATCTTAGGATTGCTATGGTGGCAATCAGATGCTAAAAACCCAAAAGGCATGCAAGACCAG GCAGGACTACTTTTCTTTATTGCTGTGTTTTGGGGATTCTTTCCTGTCTTCACTGCAATATTCACATTCCCACAAGAGAGAGCAATGTTAAATAAGGAAAGAGCAACAGATATGTATAGACTAAGTGCATATTTTGTGGCAAGAACTACAAGTGACCTTCCATTAGACCTTATCTTACCAGTGCTTTTCCTCTTAGTTGTTTACTTCATGGCTGGATTGAGACTCAGTGCAGGACCATTCTTGCTTAGCATCCTTACAGTTTTTCTCTGCATAGTTGCAGCTCAG GGACTTGGACTTGCTATTGGGGCAACACTAATGGACTTGAAAAGGGCAACAACATTGGCTTCAGTTACTGTAATGACTTTCATGCTTGCTGGAGGCTTTTTTGTGAAG AGGGTGCCGATATTTATATCATGGATCCGGTACATATCTTTCAACTACCACACGTACAAACTTCTGCTGAAGGTGCAATATGATGAAGAAGTGACACCAATGATAAATGGAATCAGAATTGATAGTGGCTCAACAGAGGTGGTTGCTCTGATAGCAATGGTTTTTGGTTACCGTCTATTGGCATATCTTTCCTTGCGTTGGATGAATGTTTCATAA
- the LOC107471357 gene encoding ABC transporter G family member 22 isoform X4, giving the protein MGINVQFSDVTYKVVMKGMTTSEEKDILKGITGCVSPGEVLALMGPSGSGKTSLLNLLGGRITHHPTVGGSITYNDQPYSKFLKSRIGFVTQDDVLFPHLTVKETLTYAARLRLPNTLTQEQKEQRALDVIYELGLERCQDTMIGGSFVRGVSGGERKRVCIGNEIIINPSLLLLDEPTSGLDSTTALRIVQMLQHIAEAGKTVVTTIHQPSSRLFHKFDKLILLGKGSLIYFGKASEAMSYFQYIGCSPLITMNPAEFLLDLANGNINDVSVPSELEDKVQMGNLSEAETRNGKPSPALVQEYLVEAYETRVAETEKKKLLVPIPLDEELKSKVLCSKRQWGASWCEQFSILFLRGFKERRHDYFSWLRITQVLSTAVILGLLWWQSDAKNPKGMQDQAGLLFFIAVFWGFFPVFTAIFTFPQERAMLNKERATDMYRLSAYFVARTTSDLPLDLILPVLFLLVVYFMAGLRLSAGPFLLSILTVFLCIVAAQGLGLAIGATLMDLKRATTLASVTVMTFMLAGGFFVKRVPIFISWIRYISFNYHTYKLLLKVQYDEEVTPMINGIRIDSGSTEVVALIAMVFGYRLLAYLSLRWMNVS; this is encoded by the exons ATGGGGATAAATGTGCAGTTCAGTGATGTGACATATAAGGTAGTGATGAAAGGAATGACAACAAGTGAGGAGAAGGATATACTGAAGGGTATAACTGGTTGTGTGAGTCCAGGGGAAGTTTTGGCATTGATGGGACCCTcaggaagtggaaaaacatcACTGCTGAATCTTCTTGGAGGAAGAATAACTCATCACCCCACTGTTGGTGGATCTATCACCTACAATGACCAGCCTTATTCTAAGTTCCTCAAGAGTAG GATTGGATTTGTGACACAAGATGATGTTCTGTTTCCTCATCTAACTGTAAAAGAAACATTGACATATGCAGCCAGACTAAGATTGCCAAATACATTAACTCAGGAGCAAAAGGAACAACGTGCTTTAGATGTCATCTATGAGCTTGGTTTGGAAAG GTGCCAAGACACTATGATAGGAGGATCCTTTGTTCGAGGAGTATCTGGGGGAGAGAGGAAGAGAGTCTGTATTGGCAATGAGATCATAATCAacccttctcttcttcttcttgatgaaCCAACTTCTGGCCTCGATTCTACAACAGCCTTGAGGATTGTTCAGATGCTACAACACATAGCAGAg GCTGGTAAAACGGTAGTGACAACAATCCATCAACCATCAAGCAGGCTCTTCCATAAATTTGATAAGTTGATCCTTTTAGGAAAAGGGAGCTTGATTTACTTTGGAAAAGCATCTGAAGCTATGTCTTACTTCCAGTACATAGGGTGTTCACCTCTCATCACCATGAACCCAGCAGAGTTTCTACTTGACCTTGCAAATGGTAACATAAATGATGTTTCTGTTCCATCAGAGTTAGAGGATAAAGTTCAAATGGGGAATTTGTCAGAAGCTGAAACTCGCAATGGGAAACCATCACCTGCACTTGTGCAAGAG TATCTAGTGGAGGCGTATGAGACTAGAGTTGctgaaacagaaaagaaaaagctacTGGTTCCTATCCCCCTTGATGAAGAACTCAAGTCTAAGGTTCTTTGTTCTAAAAGACAATGGGGAGCAAGTTGGTGTGAGCAATTTTCCATCTTGTTCTTGAGAGGATTCAAAGAAAGGAGGCATGACTATTTCAGCTGGTTGAGAATCACACAAGTTCTATCCACAGCAGTCATCTTAGGATTGCTATGGTGGCAATCAGATGCTAAAAACCCAAAAGGCATGCAAGACCAG GCAGGACTACTTTTCTTTATTGCTGTGTTTTGGGGATTCTTTCCTGTCTTCACTGCAATATTCACATTCCCACAAGAGAGAGCAATGTTAAATAAGGAAAGAGCAACAGATATGTATAGACTAAGTGCATATTTTGTGGCAAGAACTACAAGTGACCTTCCATTAGACCTTATCTTACCAGTGCTTTTCCTCTTAGTTGTTTACTTCATGGCTGGATTGAGACTCAGTGCAGGACCATTCTTGCTTAGCATCCTTACAGTTTTTCTCTGCATAGTTGCAGCTCAG GGACTTGGACTTGCTATTGGGGCAACACTAATGGACTTGAAAAGGGCAACAACATTGGCTTCAGTTACTGTAATGACTTTCATGCTTGCTGGAGGCTTTTTTGTGAAG AGGGTGCCGATATTTATATCATGGATCCGGTACATATCTTTCAACTACCACACGTACAAACTTCTGCTGAAGGTGCAATATGATGAAGAAGTGACACCAATGATAAATGGAATCAGAATTGATAGTGGCTCAACAGAGGTGGTTGCTCTGATAGCAATGGTTTTTGGTTACCGTCTATTGGCATATCTTTCCTTGCGTTGGATGAATGTTTCATAA
- the LOC107471357 gene encoding ABC transporter G family member 22 isoform X1 — MENGNTSSSGIARTKSDQLLMMESATAANSIKSSPESGGGGNLSRKSSRRMTHIRKSRSAQMKIEVDEVSSGAALSRASSASLGLSFSFTGFTLPPDDEISDYKPFSDDDDIPEDIEAGTHKPKFQMDLTLPIYLKFSDVTYKVVMKGMTTSEEKDILKGITGCVSPGEVLALMGPSGSGKTSLLNLLGGRITHHPTVGGSITYNDQPYSKFLKSRIGFVTQDDVLFPHLTVKETLTYAARLRLPNTLTQEQKEQRALDVIYELGLERCQDTMIGGSFVRGVSGGERKRVCIGNEIIINPSLLLLDEPTSGLDSTTALRIVQMLQHIAEAGKTVVTTIHQPSSRLFHKFDKLILLGKGSLIYFGKASEAMSYFQYIGCSPLITMNPAEFLLDLANGNINDVSVPSELEDKVQMGNLSEAETRNGKPSPALVQEYLVEAYETRVAETEKKKLLVPIPLDEELKSKVLCSKRQWGASWCEQFSILFLRGFKERRHDYFSWLRITQVLSTAVILGLLWWQSDAKNPKGMQDQAGLLFFIAVFWGFFPVFTAIFTFPQERAMLNKERATDMYRLSAYFVARTTSDLPLDLILPVLFLLVVYFMAGLRLSAGPFLLSILTVFLCIVAAQGLGLAIGATLMDLKRATTLASVTVMTFMLAGGFFVKRVPIFISWIRYISFNYHTYKLLLKVQYDEEVTPMINGIRIDSGSTEVVALIAMVFGYRLLAYLSLRWMNVS; from the exons ATGGAGAATGGAAACACGTCATCGTCAGGAATAGCAAGAACGAAATCGGATCAGCTATTGATGATGGAATCGGCGACGGCGGCGAATAGTATTAAATCATCGCCGGAGAGTGGTGGAGGAGGAAACCTGTCTCGGAAATCGAGCAGGAGGATGACGCACATAAGGAAGTCTCGGAGCGCGCAGATGAAGATAGAGGTGGATGAGGTGAGCAGCGGTGCGGCACTTAGCAGAGCGTCAAGTGCGAGCTTGGGGCTGTCTTTCTCCTTCACTGGCTTCACTCTTCCTCCTGATGATGAAATCTCCGACTACAAGCCCTTCAGTGACGATGATGATATTC CGGAAGATATTGAAGCTGGAACTCATAAGCCAAAGTTTCAAATGGATCTTACTCTACCAATATATCTAAAG TTCAGTGATGTGACATATAAGGTAGTGATGAAAGGAATGACAACAAGTGAGGAGAAGGATATACTGAAGGGTATAACTGGTTGTGTGAGTCCAGGGGAAGTTTTGGCATTGATGGGACCCTcaggaagtggaaaaacatcACTGCTGAATCTTCTTGGAGGAAGAATAACTCATCACCCCACTGTTGGTGGATCTATCACCTACAATGACCAGCCTTATTCTAAGTTCCTCAAGAGTAG GATTGGATTTGTGACACAAGATGATGTTCTGTTTCCTCATCTAACTGTAAAAGAAACATTGACATATGCAGCCAGACTAAGATTGCCAAATACATTAACTCAGGAGCAAAAGGAACAACGTGCTTTAGATGTCATCTATGAGCTTGGTTTGGAAAG GTGCCAAGACACTATGATAGGAGGATCCTTTGTTCGAGGAGTATCTGGGGGAGAGAGGAAGAGAGTCTGTATTGGCAATGAGATCATAATCAacccttctcttcttcttcttgatgaaCCAACTTCTGGCCTCGATTCTACAACAGCCTTGAGGATTGTTCAGATGCTACAACACATAGCAGAg GCTGGTAAAACGGTAGTGACAACAATCCATCAACCATCAAGCAGGCTCTTCCATAAATTTGATAAGTTGATCCTTTTAGGAAAAGGGAGCTTGATTTACTTTGGAAAAGCATCTGAAGCTATGTCTTACTTCCAGTACATAGGGTGTTCACCTCTCATCACCATGAACCCAGCAGAGTTTCTACTTGACCTTGCAAATGGTAACATAAATGATGTTTCTGTTCCATCAGAGTTAGAGGATAAAGTTCAAATGGGGAATTTGTCAGAAGCTGAAACTCGCAATGGGAAACCATCACCTGCACTTGTGCAAGAG TATCTAGTGGAGGCGTATGAGACTAGAGTTGctgaaacagaaaagaaaaagctacTGGTTCCTATCCCCCTTGATGAAGAACTCAAGTCTAAGGTTCTTTGTTCTAAAAGACAATGGGGAGCAAGTTGGTGTGAGCAATTTTCCATCTTGTTCTTGAGAGGATTCAAAGAAAGGAGGCATGACTATTTCAGCTGGTTGAGAATCACACAAGTTCTATCCACAGCAGTCATCTTAGGATTGCTATGGTGGCAATCAGATGCTAAAAACCCAAAAGGCATGCAAGACCAG GCAGGACTACTTTTCTTTATTGCTGTGTTTTGGGGATTCTTTCCTGTCTTCACTGCAATATTCACATTCCCACAAGAGAGAGCAATGTTAAATAAGGAAAGAGCAACAGATATGTATAGACTAAGTGCATATTTTGTGGCAAGAACTACAAGTGACCTTCCATTAGACCTTATCTTACCAGTGCTTTTCCTCTTAGTTGTTTACTTCATGGCTGGATTGAGACTCAGTGCAGGACCATTCTTGCTTAGCATCCTTACAGTTTTTCTCTGCATAGTTGCAGCTCAG GGACTTGGACTTGCTATTGGGGCAACACTAATGGACTTGAAAAGGGCAACAACATTGGCTTCAGTTACTGTAATGACTTTCATGCTTGCTGGAGGCTTTTTTGTGAAG AGGGTGCCGATATTTATATCATGGATCCGGTACATATCTTTCAACTACCACACGTACAAACTTCTGCTGAAGGTGCAATATGATGAAGAAGTGACACCAATGATAAATGGAATCAGAATTGATAGTGGCTCAACAGAGGTGGTTGCTCTGATAGCAATGGTTTTTGGTTACCGTCTATTGGCATATCTTTCCTTGCGTTGGATGAATGTTTCATAA
- the LOC107471357 gene encoding ABC transporter G family member 22 isoform X5 — MKGMTTSEEKDILKGITGCVSPGEVLALMGPSGSGKTSLLNLLGGRITHHPTVGGSITYNDQPYSKFLKSRIGFVTQDDVLFPHLTVKETLTYAARLRLPNTLTQEQKEQRALDVIYELGLERCQDTMIGGSFVRGVSGGERKRVCIGNEIIINPSLLLLDEPTSGLDSTTALRIVQMLQHIAEAGKTVVTTIHQPSSRLFHKFDKLILLGKGSLIYFGKASEAMSYFQYIGCSPLITMNPAEFLLDLANGNINDVSVPSELEDKVQMGNLSEAETRNGKPSPALVQEYLVEAYETRVAETEKKKLLVPIPLDEELKSKVLCSKRQWGASWCEQFSILFLRGFKERRHDYFSWLRITQVLSTAVILGLLWWQSDAKNPKGMQDQAGLLFFIAVFWGFFPVFTAIFTFPQERAMLNKERATDMYRLSAYFVARTTSDLPLDLILPVLFLLVVYFMAGLRLSAGPFLLSILTVFLCIVAAQGLGLAIGATLMDLKRATTLASVTVMTFMLAGGFFVKRVPIFISWIRYISFNYHTYKLLLKVQYDEEVTPMINGIRIDSGSTEVVALIAMVFGYRLLAYLSLRWMNVS; from the exons ATGAAAGGAATGACAACAAGTGAGGAGAAGGATATACTGAAGGGTATAACTGGTTGTGTGAGTCCAGGGGAAGTTTTGGCATTGATGGGACCCTcaggaagtggaaaaacatcACTGCTGAATCTTCTTGGAGGAAGAATAACTCATCACCCCACTGTTGGTGGATCTATCACCTACAATGACCAGCCTTATTCTAAGTTCCTCAAGAGTAG GATTGGATTTGTGACACAAGATGATGTTCTGTTTCCTCATCTAACTGTAAAAGAAACATTGACATATGCAGCCAGACTAAGATTGCCAAATACATTAACTCAGGAGCAAAAGGAACAACGTGCTTTAGATGTCATCTATGAGCTTGGTTTGGAAAG GTGCCAAGACACTATGATAGGAGGATCCTTTGTTCGAGGAGTATCTGGGGGAGAGAGGAAGAGAGTCTGTATTGGCAATGAGATCATAATCAacccttctcttcttcttcttgatgaaCCAACTTCTGGCCTCGATTCTACAACAGCCTTGAGGATTGTTCAGATGCTACAACACATAGCAGAg GCTGGTAAAACGGTAGTGACAACAATCCATCAACCATCAAGCAGGCTCTTCCATAAATTTGATAAGTTGATCCTTTTAGGAAAAGGGAGCTTGATTTACTTTGGAAAAGCATCTGAAGCTATGTCTTACTTCCAGTACATAGGGTGTTCACCTCTCATCACCATGAACCCAGCAGAGTTTCTACTTGACCTTGCAAATGGTAACATAAATGATGTTTCTGTTCCATCAGAGTTAGAGGATAAAGTTCAAATGGGGAATTTGTCAGAAGCTGAAACTCGCAATGGGAAACCATCACCTGCACTTGTGCAAGAG TATCTAGTGGAGGCGTATGAGACTAGAGTTGctgaaacagaaaagaaaaagctacTGGTTCCTATCCCCCTTGATGAAGAACTCAAGTCTAAGGTTCTTTGTTCTAAAAGACAATGGGGAGCAAGTTGGTGTGAGCAATTTTCCATCTTGTTCTTGAGAGGATTCAAAGAAAGGAGGCATGACTATTTCAGCTGGTTGAGAATCACACAAGTTCTATCCACAGCAGTCATCTTAGGATTGCTATGGTGGCAATCAGATGCTAAAAACCCAAAAGGCATGCAAGACCAG GCAGGACTACTTTTCTTTATTGCTGTGTTTTGGGGATTCTTTCCTGTCTTCACTGCAATATTCACATTCCCACAAGAGAGAGCAATGTTAAATAAGGAAAGAGCAACAGATATGTATAGACTAAGTGCATATTTTGTGGCAAGAACTACAAGTGACCTTCCATTAGACCTTATCTTACCAGTGCTTTTCCTCTTAGTTGTTTACTTCATGGCTGGATTGAGACTCAGTGCAGGACCATTCTTGCTTAGCATCCTTACAGTTTTTCTCTGCATAGTTGCAGCTCAG GGACTTGGACTTGCTATTGGGGCAACACTAATGGACTTGAAAAGGGCAACAACATTGGCTTCAGTTACTGTAATGACTTTCATGCTTGCTGGAGGCTTTTTTGTGAAG AGGGTGCCGATATTTATATCATGGATCCGGTACATATCTTTCAACTACCACACGTACAAACTTCTGCTGAAGGTGCAATATGATGAAGAAGTGACACCAATGATAAATGGAATCAGAATTGATAGTGGCTCAACAGAGGTGGTTGCTCTGATAGCAATGGTTTTTGGTTACCGTCTATTGGCATATCTTTCCTTGCGTTGGATGAATGTTTCATAA